From one Gemmatimonadaceae bacterium genomic stretch:
- a CDS encoding tetratricopeptide repeat protein, with product MSWWSRLTGGGTKSGAKPQRVDYLGEALALERQGDFDAALTSYRLALRDQPHNYRALQNMAIAFSKTGQMEEAIRAYKRALEIQPTLSGSHYGLAFLLLKRGSIADAAYHLEAFLMDPPTGPDAERWIEHARATLDKLNATGGHAAGENEHDGVPPAEAGE from the coding sequence ATGTCATGGTGGAGCCGCCTCACCGGCGGAGGCACGAAAAGCGGGGCCAAGCCGCAGCGCGTCGATTATCTGGGCGAAGCGCTGGCGCTCGAACGTCAGGGCGATTTCGACGCCGCGCTGACGTCGTACCGGCTCGCCCTGCGCGATCAGCCCCACAACTATCGCGCGCTCCAGAACATGGCGATCGCTTTCTCCAAGACCGGTCAGATGGAAGAAGCGATCCGCGCGTACAAGCGCGCGCTCGAGATCCAGCCGACTCTGTCCGGCTCGCACTACGGGCTCGCCTTCCTGCTGCTCAAGCGCGGCTCGATCGCGGACGCGGCGTACCATCTCGAAGCGTTTCTCATGGATCCACCCACCGGTCCCGACGCCGAGCGCTGGATAGAGCACGCGCGCGCCACCCTCGACAAGCTCAACGCGACCGGAGGCCACGCGGCCGGCGAGAACGAGCACGACGGCGTCCCGCCGGCAGAAGCCGGGGAATAG
- a CDS encoding ParA family protein, producing MGYVLSVVSQKGGVGKTTTAVNLAAAFAKRGMKTLIIDVDPQGSVRYGVGLRRGHPTVGFADYLNGARQLRDVILPTALPWLRVMLAGTVADEVDHVRYHQLVSDTRVLPDLLETSKQRCEVVVVDSPPGLGPVTRRVLEGSDHVIVPLQCEPLALQTTPQILRAIQDIVRVNEKLTLDGLLLTMHERDNPASERVVDYVRRHIPANLVFNVTIPRTTATADAFAAGQPVVLRTPADPAALAYMQLASVLVRRFE from the coding sequence GTGGGTTACGTTCTCTCCGTCGTCAGCCAGAAGGGCGGCGTAGGCAAGACGACCACAGCTGTGAATCTCGCGGCCGCGTTCGCCAAGCGCGGGATGAAGACCCTCATCATCGACGTGGACCCGCAGGGCTCGGTGCGGTACGGCGTCGGGCTCCGCCGCGGTCATCCCACTGTCGGCTTCGCCGATTACCTCAACGGCGCGCGCCAGCTGCGCGACGTCATCCTGCCGACCGCGCTCCCCTGGCTGCGGGTGATGCTCGCCGGAACGGTCGCCGACGAGGTGGATCACGTCCGGTACCACCAGCTCGTCTCCGACACGCGCGTGCTCCCCGACCTCCTCGAGACCTCGAAGCAGCGCTGCGAGGTAGTGGTGGTGGACAGCCCGCCGGGACTGGGTCCCGTCACCCGCCGCGTGCTCGAGGGGAGCGACCACGTGATCGTGCCGCTCCAGTGCGAGCCGCTCGCGCTCCAGACAACGCCGCAGATACTCCGCGCGATCCAGGACATCGTGCGGGTCAACGAGAAGCTCACGCTGGACGGGCTGCTGCTCACCATGCACGAGCGGGACAACCCGGCGAGCGAGCGGGTGGTGGATTACGTGCGGCGGCATATCCCGGCGAATCTCGTGTTCAACGTCACGATACCGCGCACGACCGCGACGGCCGACGCGTTCGCTGCGGGACAGCCGGTCGTGCTCCGGACGCCGGCGGATCCCGCCGCGCTCGCGTACATGCAGCTGGCATCGGTCTTGGTGAGACGGTTCGAGTGA
- a CDS encoding long-chain fatty acid--CoA ligase, with protein MSPETLARGGPCPKPGTLNELFFTALERDLPDALRFKRDGSWIPISHHELGERVRHAARGLEALGARPGDRIALLSENRPEWAIADYACLTGRFVDVPVYPTLPADQAVHVLRDAGAIAIFVSTTAQARKIESIRGELSDLKTVISFVPTGGHADMTLAELEAHGCQGETEESVAAYRANALQARPDDLATIIYTAGTTGVPKGVMLSHDNLHSNVLGSAAVLPFVGEDSCLSLLPLSHVFERMAGHYMMLSIGIRIAYAESIEALRGNMLEVKPTLVLAVPRLYEKIVASVRDKAMTGGALKRRIFLWASKVGGEWADEVLAGRKPGRMLGIRYLLAHKLVFSKLHSAVGGRIRFFVSGAAPLNPEINKFLFSAGLPVLEGYGLTETSPVISVNAPGNIRIGTVGRPIDGVEVRIADDEEILARGPNIMQGYYKKPDETRAAVTEDGWFHTGDLGKLEEGFLTITGRKKDIIVTAGGKNIAPAPIEHRMKSSKYVAQAVMLGDKRKFPIMLIVPNYDTLEQWAREQGLTSTDPRALIAERRVQQLYEREMNTVLAGLARYETPKKVVLVEKDFSIDGGELTPKMSIRRNIVEEKNKATIDALYAGPAPTDNQ; from the coding sequence ATGAGCCCAGAGACGCTCGCACGCGGCGGCCCGTGCCCGAAGCCGGGAACACTCAACGAGCTGTTCTTCACCGCGCTCGAGCGCGATCTGCCCGACGCGCTCCGCTTCAAGCGCGACGGCTCCTGGATTCCGATCTCCCACCACGAGCTCGGCGAGCGCGTGCGTCACGCCGCGCGCGGACTCGAGGCGCTCGGCGCGCGACCGGGCGATCGGATCGCGCTGCTGTCGGAGAATCGCCCCGAGTGGGCCATCGCCGACTACGCCTGCCTGACCGGACGATTCGTGGACGTCCCGGTGTACCCCACGCTCCCCGCCGATCAGGCGGTTCACGTGCTGCGCGATGCCGGCGCCATCGCGATCTTCGTCTCGACGACCGCGCAGGCGCGCAAGATCGAGTCGATCCGCGGCGAGCTGTCGGATCTGAAGACGGTGATCAGCTTCGTCCCGACCGGCGGACACGCCGACATGACGCTGGCCGAGCTGGAGGCGCACGGCTGTCAGGGTGAGACTGAGGAGAGCGTCGCCGCGTACCGCGCGAACGCGCTCCAGGCGCGCCCCGACGATCTCGCGACGATCATCTACACCGCGGGCACGACCGGCGTCCCCAAGGGTGTGATGCTGAGTCACGACAACCTGCACTCGAACGTGCTCGGCTCCGCAGCGGTGCTGCCGTTCGTCGGCGAAGACAGCTGCCTCAGCCTGCTGCCGCTGTCGCACGTATTCGAGCGGATGGCGGGGCACTACATGATGCTGTCGATCGGCATCCGCATCGCCTACGCGGAATCGATCGAGGCGCTGCGCGGGAACATGCTCGAGGTGAAGCCGACGCTGGTGCTGGCCGTGCCGCGCCTGTACGAGAAGATCGTCGCGTCGGTGCGGGACAAGGCGATGACCGGCGGCGCCTTGAAGCGGCGGATATTCCTGTGGGCCAGCAAGGTCGGCGGGGAGTGGGCCGACGAGGTCCTCGCGGGCCGCAAGCCGGGGCGCATGCTCGGGATCAGGTATCTGCTGGCGCACAAGCTGGTCTTCTCCAAGCTGCACTCCGCGGTCGGCGGCCGCATCAGGTTCTTCGTGTCCGGCGCCGCGCCGCTGAACCCGGAGATCAACAAGTTCTTATTCTCGGCGGGGCTGCCGGTGCTCGAAGGCTACGGCCTCACGGAAACCTCGCCGGTCATCTCGGTGAACGCACCCGGCAACATCCGCATCGGCACCGTCGGCCGGCCGATCGACGGCGTGGAAGTCCGCATCGCCGACGATGAAGAGATCCTGGCGCGCGGGCCCAACATCATGCAGGGGTATTACAAGAAGCCGGACGAGACTCGCGCGGCGGTCACCGAGGACGGCTGGTTTCACACGGGCGATCTGGGCAAGCTGGAGGAGGGCTTTCTCACGATCACGGGACGCAAGAAGGACATCATCGTGACCGCGGGCGGAAAGAACATCGCGCCGGCTCCGATCGAGCACCGGATGAAATCGAGCAAGTACGTGGCGCAGGCGGTGATGCTCGGCGACAAGCGCAAATTCCCGATCATGCTGATCGTGCCGAACTACGACACCCTCGAGCAGTGGGCGCGCGAGCAGGGGCTGACGTCCACCGATCCGAGAGCATTGATCGCCGAGCGGCGCGTGCAGCAGCTGTACGAGCGCGAGATGAACACCGTGCTCGCGGGACTCGCGCGCTACGAGACTCCGAAGAAGGTCGTGCTCGTCGAGAAGGATTTCTCGATCGACGGCGGCGAGCTCACGCCGAAGATGAGCATCAGGCGGAACATTGTGGAGGAGAAGAACAAGGCGACGATCGACGCATTGTACGCCGGGCCGGCACCGACCGACAATCAGTAA
- a CDS encoding SDR family oxidoreductase: MALPLAGRTAVVTGASRGIGAATARALAKAGARVALMARTGSQLASLAAETGGIAVPCDLRDPAALQAGVEAVLDRLGAAPDIVVNNAGVFRVAPMDELPAETILDSVALNLSAPLLIVRAFLPGMRARNSGHMVTIGSIADRKIFEGNALYSATKFGARAMHEVLRAELKGSGIRATLVSPGSTDTSIWDDAGPGDFPPRSAMLTAESVADAVLYAVTREPETNIDELRLTRT, from the coding sequence ATGGCGCTGCCGCTCGCCGGCCGGACCGCGGTGGTCACCGGCGCGTCGCGCGGGATCGGCGCCGCCACCGCAAGGGCGTTGGCCAAGGCGGGCGCGCGGGTCGCGCTCATGGCCCGCACGGGCTCGCAGCTCGCCAGTCTGGCGGCCGAGACCGGCGGAATCGCCGTGCCGTGCGACCTGCGGGACCCGGCGGCCCTGCAGGCGGGCGTCGAGGCCGTGCTCGACCGGCTCGGAGCCGCGCCCGACATCGTGGTGAACAACGCGGGCGTGTTTCGCGTCGCCCCGATGGACGAGCTGCCGGCGGAAACGATCCTGGATTCGGTCGCGCTGAATCTCTCGGCGCCGCTGCTGATCGTGCGCGCGTTCCTGCCGGGGATGCGCGCGCGGAACAGCGGACACATGGTCACGATCGGCTCCATCGCCGACCGGAAGATCTTCGAGGGCAACGCCCTGTACTCGGCGACCAAGTTCGGGGCGCGCGCCATGCACGAGGTGCTGCGGGCCGAGCTGAAGGGGAGCGGGATCCGCGCGACGCTCGTCTCGCCCGGCTCGACCGACACGTCCATCTGGGACGACGCCGGCCCGGGGGATTTCCCGCCCCGGTCCGCGATGCTCACGGCGGAGTCGGTGGCGGACGCGGTGCTGTACGCGGTTACGCGGGAGCCTGAAACCAACATCGACGAGCTCCGCCTCACGCGAACGTAG
- the folE gene encoding GTP cyclohydrolase I FolE gives MAEKAKKPWPSEPELATGEVELANLVRRQLELLGEDPAREGLLKTPSRVASSLKWLTRGYEVNVADVVGDAIFEEKHDNMIMVRDIEVYSLCEHHMLPFFGKAQVAYIPNGRIIGLSKLPRIVDVFARRLQVQERMTEEIAQALTDILQPRGVGVVIEALHLCMMMRGVQKQNSKTITSAMHGAFRDDYKTRDEFLRLAHSNGG, from the coding sequence GTGGCTGAAAAAGCCAAGAAGCCCTGGCCGTCGGAGCCGGAGCTCGCGACCGGCGAGGTCGAGCTGGCGAACCTCGTGCGGCGGCAGCTCGAGCTGCTGGGAGAGGATCCGGCGCGTGAGGGCCTGCTCAAGACGCCCTCGCGCGTCGCCAGCTCGCTCAAATGGCTCACGCGCGGATACGAAGTGAACGTAGCGGACGTAGTGGGTGACGCGATCTTCGAGGAGAAGCACGACAACATGATCATGGTGCGCGACATCGAGGTGTACTCGCTGTGCGAGCACCACATGCTGCCGTTCTTCGGGAAGGCGCAGGTGGCGTACATCCCGAACGGCCGCATTATCGGGCTCTCCAAGCTGCCGCGCATCGTGGACGTGTTCGCGCGCCGGCTGCAGGTGCAGGAGCGCATGACCGAGGAGATCGCGCAGGCGCTCACCGACATCCTCCAGCCGCGCGGAGTCGGCGTGGTGATCGAGGCGCTGCATCTGTGCATGATGATGCGCGGGGTGCAGAAGCAGAACTCGAAGACGATCACGTCGGCGATGCACGGCGCCTTCCGCGACGACTACAAGACGCGCGACGAGTTCCTGCGGCTCGCCCACAGCAACGGCGGCTGA
- a CDS encoding 6-carboxytetrahydropterin synthase, with protein MPGVTVTRRLRFNAAHRVHNPALSDEENAAIFGKCNNPNWHGHNYILDVSVEGDIDERTGYVLDLSALKQLVERQIVDKVDHRNFNLDVDFMRGVIPTSENIIIAFWRLLVDRVSPARLTRLVLWETENNYVEYTGG; from the coding sequence ATGCCTGGCGTGACAGTCACGCGCCGCTTGCGGTTCAATGCGGCGCATCGAGTCCACAATCCCGCGCTCTCCGACGAGGAGAACGCGGCCATCTTCGGGAAGTGCAACAACCCGAACTGGCATGGGCACAACTATATCCTGGATGTCTCCGTGGAGGGGGACATCGACGAGCGGACGGGGTACGTCCTCGACCTGAGCGCCCTCAAACAGCTGGTGGAGCGCCAGATCGTGGACAAGGTGGACCACCGTAACTTCAATCTCGACGTCGATTTCATGCGGGGCGTGATTCCGACGTCGGAGAACATCATCATCGCCTTCTGGCGCCTGCTGGTCGACCGCGTCAGCCCGGCGCGGCTGACGCGGCTCGTGCTGTGGGAGACGGAGAACAACTATGTCGAGTATACGGGTGGCTGA
- a CDS encoding NAD(P)H-binding protein → MGTHPADGRRVPAHLRGRAARSVAATAPEELSIYRPGADFDDAGSATAVAEQPLAQAAGRGKPVLVTGAAGFVGTHTCRELVRRGWKVRALVRDAAKGASRLGEEKLELLVGDVRDESALASALEGASAVVHLAAIAIERGGDDYESTNTEATQMLLRQAARAGATRFIYMSQNGASSSSPYEFLRSKGLAEDAVRGSGLRWTALKPSVIFGPQDAFVNVLARMIRLSPLVFPVPGGGRARFQPIAVRDVAAAVGIALDRDDTIGSAYPLGGPAELSLREMTERIFVAMRTQRMLLSVPVALLRPVVALMQRVVPKPPVTTGLLDLLSIDNTVPDNELRRTFGITPVPFAPEEIEYVRRVTLRNAIESMF, encoded by the coding sequence ATGGGTACACATCCTGCTGACGGCCGGCGTGTTCCTGCTCATCTACGGGGTCGCGCTGCGCGATCCGTCGCTGCCACCGCGCCCGAGGAGCTGAGCATCTACCGGCCGGGCGCGGACTTCGACGATGCCGGCTCCGCCACCGCCGTAGCGGAGCAGCCGCTGGCGCAGGCGGCCGGACGGGGCAAGCCCGTGCTGGTCACCGGCGCGGCCGGCTTCGTGGGTACGCACACCTGCCGCGAGCTGGTGCGCCGCGGGTGGAAGGTCCGGGCACTCGTGCGCGACGCGGCCAAGGGCGCGTCCCGGCTCGGCGAGGAGAAGCTCGAGCTGCTGGTGGGCGACGTCCGGGACGAGAGCGCGCTGGCGTCGGCGCTCGAGGGAGCGTCCGCCGTCGTTCATCTCGCCGCGATCGCGATCGAGCGCGGCGGGGACGATTACGAATCGACCAACACGGAAGCCACGCAAATGCTTCTGCGGCAGGCCGCGCGCGCCGGCGCCACGCGCTTCATCTACATGTCGCAGAACGGCGCGTCGTCCAGCTCGCCGTACGAGTTTCTCCGCAGCAAGGGGCTGGCTGAGGACGCCGTCCGCGGCAGCGGGCTGCGCTGGACCGCCCTCAAGCCGTCCGTGATCTTCGGACCGCAGGACGCTTTCGTCAACGTGCTCGCGCGGATGATCCGGCTGAGCCCGCTCGTCTTTCCCGTTCCCGGGGGCGGTCGCGCGCGCTTTCAGCCGATAGCCGTGCGCGACGTCGCCGCCGCCGTCGGCATCGCGCTCGATCGTGACGACACCATAGGCAGCGCGTATCCCCTCGGCGGACCGGCCGAGCTCTCGCTGCGGGAGATGACCGAGCGGATTTTCGTGGCGATGCGCACGCAGCGCATGCTGCTGTCCGTGCCGGTCGCGCTGCTGCGTCCGGTCGTCGCGCTGATGCAGCGCGTCGTGCCGAAGCCGCCGGTGACGACGGGACTCCTCGACCTGCTGTCGATCGACAACACGGTGCCGGACAACGAGCTCCGGCGGACTTTCGGGATAACTCCGGTGCCGTTCGCGCCGGAGGAGATCGAGTACGTGCGGCGGGTTACGCTGCGGAACGCGATCGAGTCGATGTTCTGA
- a CDS encoding GNAT family N-acetyltransferase, with protein sequence MSAARGWRSERSLDGPFQIVDDDIPALNRLFSEAFTERYRKDGMMSVRVPGLNPQMWQYAVTDAARGAVLWRDQDGGIAAFNLVHASGTEGWMGPLAVASLHQGRGAGKMIVTHGVEWLKARGARVIGLETMPRTMDNIGFYSSLDFLPGPLTVTLTSPAALGATKAVELGRMTEEQRDAAITQCADLLGALCPGYDFTRELRLTHELGLGDTLLSYTGSELRAFALCHSVPLVEGREREEMRVLKLVARDDDAFARIVVDLAAYARKIGARTMSVRVQGAYPSAYRILVAQGAKVRWTDLRMTVDGYGEVLAKSGVVLSNWEI encoded by the coding sequence ATGTCCGCGGCCCGGGGCTGGCGGAGCGAGCGGTCGCTGGACGGTCCCTTCCAGATCGTCGACGACGACATCCCCGCGCTGAACCGGCTGTTCAGCGAAGCGTTCACCGAGCGCTACCGCAAGGACGGGATGATGAGCGTGCGCGTGCCCGGCTTGAACCCGCAGATGTGGCAGTACGCCGTGACCGACGCCGCGCGCGGCGCGGTGCTCTGGCGCGATCAGGACGGCGGGATCGCGGCGTTCAACCTGGTGCACGCGTCCGGGACGGAGGGATGGATGGGGCCGCTGGCCGTGGCGTCGTTGCATCAGGGGCGCGGCGCGGGGAAGATGATCGTGACGCACGGGGTGGAGTGGCTCAAGGCGCGCGGCGCCCGCGTCATAGGACTCGAGACCATGCCGCGCACCATGGACAACATCGGCTTCTACTCGTCGCTCGATTTCCTGCCCGGCCCACTGACGGTCACGCTCACGTCGCCGGCGGCACTCGGCGCGACCAAGGCGGTCGAGCTGGGGCGGATGACCGAGGAACAGCGCGACGCCGCGATCACGCAATGCGCGGATCTGCTGGGCGCGCTGTGCCCGGGGTACGACTTCACCCGCGAGCTGCGGCTGACGCACGAGCTGGGGCTCGGCGATACGCTGCTGAGCTACACGGGGTCGGAGCTGCGGGCGTTCGCGCTGTGCCATTCGGTGCCGCTCGTCGAGGGCCGCGAGCGGGAAGAGATGCGAGTGCTCAAGCTCGTGGCGCGCGACGACGACGCGTTCGCGCGGATCGTCGTGGATCTCGCGGCGTACGCGCGGAAGATCGGGGCGCGGACGATGTCGGTCAGGGTGCAGGGCGCTTATCCGTCGGCGTACCGGATTCTGGTGGCGCAGGGAGCGAAGGTGCGGTGGACCGACCTACGGATGACGGTGGACGGGTACGGCGAGGTTTTGGCCAAGTCCGGCGTCGTGCTGTCGAATTGGGAGATATGA
- a CDS encoding SMC family ATPase, with the protein MRINRLQLTNFRQHADTSIEFGTGITGVIGPNGAGKTTILEAIAWCLYGTGAQRDKLETIRFQRAGERAPVRVVLDFELSGQRYRVSRELSRAEVYVNDDDSPVATTKTGVNEFIQRRLGMTRAEFFNTYFTDQKQLSVMAAMKPTERAHFLSRVLGYEKLRTAQELVRERRKTILAEMSGLRAGMPDPEVVARTLTEAGKHAADSARLATEKRRVHSECDAVLQQIAPRWTAAQEARESLQKIAAEIQVAESEVRALVARGERIGADLNEIVVAGAELDDLRQRTEPLAALTLELQRLDSLYREEGRRQTLAEQSREIAGEIERLSARKAKLAAAPAEEETVTLELEKQCAAREEIEGKLEVRRTEWVRDTQEAQTKLQSLLRQHGEVKEQRQLLAGLGPDGACPTCSRALGENFSRVMDHLAEQMTALTSDGKYFRKRLKDLEQMPEDITALEEAKRAAVQTVTGLERRLAKVQSAVQEMTGVARELALKQERYAQLVQEIAAMPGGFDAAEHARVRARIEELTPLAAKGERLGALAGREPQIRAEYDEVATLLVAHRSRTQELREAQEKIAFSEEEYLSTKVEHERATEAARKAEMERITAEGELRSANAAADGAREAAAELAKREEKLAALKRARRIHDELDRAYSDLRSDLNAQLRPELSELASGFLSELTDSRYSELELTNDYDLTVLDDGIPKPVISGGEEDVAHLVLRLAISQMIAERAGQPFSLLILDEIFGSLDEARRHNVINLLRRLHDRFEQVILITHIESVREGLDRVISVRYDEASGASRVEESAPCDDLAGALAGIPVLEPVAAAS; encoded by the coding sequence ATGAGGATCAACCGGCTCCAGCTCACGAATTTCCGGCAGCACGCGGACACGAGCATCGAGTTCGGCACCGGGATCACCGGCGTCATCGGTCCCAACGGCGCGGGGAAGACGACGATCCTCGAGGCGATCGCGTGGTGCCTGTACGGCACGGGCGCGCAGCGCGACAAGCTCGAGACGATCCGCTTCCAGCGCGCGGGCGAGCGCGCGCCGGTCAGGGTCGTGCTCGACTTCGAGCTGTCGGGCCAGCGCTATCGCGTGAGCCGGGAGCTGTCGCGCGCGGAGGTATACGTCAACGACGACGACTCGCCGGTCGCGACCACCAAGACCGGCGTGAACGAGTTCATCCAGCGCCGGCTCGGGATGACGCGCGCGGAGTTTTTCAACACGTACTTCACCGACCAGAAGCAGCTCAGCGTGATGGCCGCGATGAAGCCGACCGAGCGCGCCCATTTTCTCTCGCGCGTGCTCGGCTACGAGAAGCTGCGGACGGCGCAGGAGCTGGTGCGCGAGCGGCGCAAGACGATTCTCGCGGAGATGTCGGGGCTGCGCGCGGGGATGCCGGATCCTGAAGTCGTCGCGCGCACGCTGACCGAGGCCGGCAAGCACGCCGCCGACAGCGCGCGGCTCGCGACGGAGAAGCGGCGGGTACACTCGGAGTGCGACGCGGTGCTGCAGCAAATCGCGCCGCGCTGGACCGCGGCGCAGGAGGCGCGGGAGTCGCTGCAGAAGATCGCGGCCGAGATCCAGGTTGCCGAATCGGAGGTGCGCGCGCTGGTAGCGCGCGGCGAGCGGATCGGCGCGGACCTCAACGAGATCGTCGTCGCCGGAGCGGAGCTGGACGATCTGCGCCAGCGCACGGAGCCGCTCGCCGCGCTCACGCTCGAGCTGCAGCGGCTGGATTCCCTCTACCGCGAGGAAGGCAGGCGGCAGACGCTGGCCGAACAGTCCCGCGAGATCGCCGGGGAGATCGAGCGGCTGAGCGCCAGGAAGGCGAAGCTCGCGGCCGCGCCGGCGGAGGAGGAGACGGTCACGCTGGAGCTGGAGAAGCAGTGCGCGGCGCGCGAGGAGATCGAGGGCAAGCTGGAAGTGCGCCGTACCGAATGGGTGCGCGACACGCAGGAGGCGCAAACCAAGCTGCAGTCGCTGCTGCGGCAGCACGGCGAGGTGAAGGAGCAGCGCCAGCTGCTCGCTGGCCTCGGCCCCGACGGAGCGTGTCCCACGTGCAGCCGCGCGCTCGGCGAGAACTTCAGCCGCGTCATGGATCACCTGGCCGAGCAGATGACCGCGCTGACGTCCGACGGCAAGTACTTCCGGAAGCGGCTGAAAGATCTGGAGCAGATGCCCGAGGACATAACCGCGCTCGAAGAGGCGAAGCGCGCGGCCGTGCAGACCGTCACCGGTCTCGAGCGCCGGCTCGCGAAGGTGCAGAGCGCGGTCCAGGAGATGACGGGCGTCGCGCGCGAGCTGGCGCTCAAGCAGGAGCGCTACGCGCAGCTCGTGCAGGAGATCGCCGCGATGCCGGGCGGCTTCGACGCGGCCGAGCATGCGCGCGTCCGCGCGCGGATCGAGGAGCTGACTCCGCTGGCCGCGAAGGGAGAGCGGCTCGGCGCGCTGGCCGGGCGCGAGCCGCAGATCCGCGCGGAGTACGACGAGGTGGCCACGCTGCTCGTCGCGCACCGGTCGCGCACGCAGGAGCTGCGGGAAGCGCAGGAGAAGATCGCTTTCTCCGAGGAAGAGTATCTCTCGACGAAGGTGGAGCATGAGCGCGCCACGGAAGCCGCGCGGAAGGCGGAGATGGAGCGCATAACCGCCGAGGGAGAGCTGCGCAGCGCGAACGCCGCCGCGGACGGCGCACGCGAGGCGGCCGCCGAGCTGGCCAAGCGGGAGGAGAAGCTGGCCGCGCTCAAGCGCGCGCGCAGGATCCACGACGAGCTGGACCGGGCGTACTCCGATCTGCGCAGCGACCTGAACGCGCAGCTCCGTCCCGAGCTGTCGGAGCTCGCCAGCGGATTCCTCTCCGAGCTCACCGACTCGCGCTACTCCGAGCTGGAGCTGACCAACGATTACGATCTCACGGTGCTCGACGACGGGATCCCGAAGCCGGTGATTTCGGGCGGCGAGGAGGACGTCGCGCACCTGGTGCTGCGGCTTGCGATCTCGCAGATGATCGCGGAGCGCGCGGGGCAGCCGTTCTCGCTGCTGATCCTGGACGAGATCTTCGGCTCGCTCGACGAGGCGCGGCGGCACAACGTGATCAACCTTCTCCGCCGGCTGCACGACCGCTTCGAGCAGGTGATCCTCATCACGCACATCGAGTCCGTGCGCGAAGGGCTCGACCGCGTCATCTCGGTGCGGTACGACGAGGCGAGCGGCGCATCGCGGGTGGAGGAGAGCGCTCCGTGCGACGATCTCGCGGGCGCGCTCGCGGGAATTCCGGTGCTCGAGCCGGTCGCCGCCGCGAGCTGA
- a CDS encoding DNA repair exonuclease, with translation MRLVHLSDLHLGFRQYQRFTPMGINQREHDVALAFRKAIDKAIELQPDIVLFAGDVFHNVRPTNPAIIHAFKQLSRLTQMLPDAIVVMVAGNHDTPRTSETGCLLKLFKPLGIEVVDGSPELLTFNERNLSVLAVPDMGHSEHPVLRPQGKSRYNVLLLHGEIEGLLPPHLGMAERGTMEISKEELGAQNWDYVALGHYHVWREIAPNAFYSGSLEYTSTTIWGEVAEEAALDGKTWRAAAPRARLGKPGKGFIEWDLDSGKQTFHPIETRAVIDLPELDARGMTAAEVDQAISERVEREPIDDAIVRLVAKNVARHVARELDHRALREYKRRALHFHLDPRRPEVIRVHGHAAPGRRASLAELVRDGLRSRPIDSEIDREELVAAGLDYLSQAEAVEQPVFADGPV, from the coding sequence ATGAGACTAGTCCATCTGTCGGATCTCCATCTCGGCTTCCGCCAGTACCAGCGCTTCACACCGATGGGGATCAATCAGCGGGAGCACGACGTCGCGCTCGCGTTCCGGAAGGCCATCGACAAGGCGATCGAGCTGCAGCCCGATATCGTGCTGTTCGCGGGCGACGTGTTCCACAATGTGCGGCCCACCAACCCGGCGATCATTCACGCGTTCAAGCAGCTCTCGCGCCTGACGCAGATGCTGCCCGACGCTATCGTGGTAATGGTCGCGGGCAATCACGATACCCCGCGCACGTCCGAGACGGGGTGCCTGCTCAAGCTGTTCAAGCCGCTCGGGATCGAGGTCGTGGACGGCAGCCCGGAGCTGCTCACGTTCAACGAGCGGAATCTCTCCGTTCTCGCGGTTCCGGACATGGGACACAGCGAGCATCCGGTGCTGCGGCCGCAGGGGAAGTCGCGCTACAACGTGCTGCTGCTGCACGGCGAGATCGAGGGGCTACTTCCGCCGCATCTGGGGATGGCGGAGCGCGGGACCATGGAGATCAGCAAGGAAGAGCTCGGCGCGCAGAACTGGGACTACGTGGCGCTCGGGCACTACCACGTCTGGCGCGAGATCGCGCCGAACGCGTTTTACTCCGGCTCCCTCGAATACACCAGCACCACCATCTGGGGCGAGGTCGCCGAGGAAGCCGCGCTCGACGGGAAGACGTGGCGGGCCGCGGCGCCGCGTGCGCGGCTCGGCAAGCCCGGCAAGGGCTTCATCGAGTGGGACCTCGACAGCGGGAAGCAGACTTTTCATCCGATCGAGACGCGCGCGGTCATCGACTTGCCGGAGCTCGACGCGCGCGGGATGACCGCCGCCGAGGTGGATCAGGCGATCAGCGAGCGCGTGGAGCGCGAGCCGATCGACGACGCGATCGTGCGGCTGGTCGCGAAGAACGTCGCGCGGCACGTGGCGCGCGAGCTGGATCACAGGGCGCTGCGCGAGTACAAGCGCCGCGCGCTGCACTTCCACCTCGATCCGCGCCGGCCCGAGGTCATCAGGGTGCACGGCCACGCCGCTCCCGGCCGGCGCGCGTCGCTCGCCGAGCTGGTGCGCGACGGGCTGCGCAGCCGGCCGATAGACTCCGAGATCGATCGCGAGGAGCTGGTCGCCGCGGGACTCGATTATCTCAGCCAGGCCGAAGCAGTCGAGCAGCCGGTCTTCGCCGACGGGCCCGTATGA